A genomic window from Archaeoglobus profundus DSM 5631 includes:
- a CDS encoding replication factor C large subunit translates to MLWVEKYRPKTLKDVVADKDILERVIAWAKRWQEGIPQKPLLLGGPPGVGKTSLALALANTFGWEVVELNASDQRSWQIIRRIVGEAAFSETISSEGEFLSSESGRLKLILLDEVDNISKKEDFGGESALIKLLKRKPRQPIILTANDPYKLSKELRDLCEFVQFKRLRTDQIVKVLERICASEGIKADRNALRLIAQNAGGDLRAAINDLQAIAEGRREIRAEDVVVSKRMQETDVFKVMQKIFKRFDRTVYTDAMSLDESPEDLIVWIDENLPLEYEGDELLRAYLVLSRADMFLGRVRRRGFYRLWRYATYLMTVGVAFAKQRAKGGFTKYQRPNIWQMLTLIKERREKVRNILKKIAKYSHMSSKKALNEMFFFIVYMLRHADIATASKISAFYDFSEEELSLLVGDKRAREIKEFIRKHGIKRVVEEEVEEEIFKAFEKKVEETKEEAEKVKEVKVEEVEKPEKAEEVVKGKAKRRRRKKKKEKAEVTLDKFFS, encoded by the coding sequence ATGCTGTGGGTTGAGAAGTACAGACCTAAAACGCTCAAAGATGTTGTTGCTGATAAAGATATACTTGAAAGGGTCATAGCTTGGGCTAAGAGGTGGCAGGAGGGTATTCCTCAAAAACCTCTGCTCTTGGGCGGTCCTCCCGGTGTGGGTAAGACGTCTTTAGCTTTAGCCTTGGCCAACACTTTTGGCTGGGAAGTTGTGGAGTTGAATGCGAGCGATCAGAGGAGTTGGCAGATAATAAGGAGGATAGTCGGTGAAGCTGCCTTCAGCGAGACGATAAGTAGTGAGGGAGAATTTCTATCTAGCGAGAGCGGTAGGTTAAAGCTGATTCTTTTGGATGAAGTGGACAACATAAGCAAGAAGGAGGATTTTGGAGGGGAATCCGCATTGATAAAGTTGCTGAAACGAAAACCGAGACAACCCATAATTTTGACTGCAAACGATCCGTACAAGCTCTCAAAAGAGCTTAGAGATTTGTGCGAGTTTGTACAGTTCAAGAGGCTTAGGACAGATCAAATCGTTAAGGTTTTGGAGAGGATATGTGCGAGTGAGGGTATTAAAGCCGATAGGAACGCCTTAAGACTGATCGCTCAAAATGCTGGAGGGGATTTGAGAGCGGCAATAAACGATTTGCAAGCCATTGCTGAAGGCAGAAGAGAGATAAGGGCTGAGGATGTTGTTGTATCTAAAAGAATGCAGGAAACTGATGTTTTTAAAGTTATGCAGAAGATATTCAAGCGTTTCGACAGAACGGTCTATACTGATGCAATGAGTTTGGATGAATCGCCAGAAGATTTAATAGTGTGGATCGACGAAAACCTTCCCCTGGAATATGAAGGGGATGAACTATTGAGAGCTTACCTCGTTCTTTCGAGGGCTGATATGTTTTTAGGGAGGGTTAGAAGGAGAGGATTTTACAGGCTCTGGAGATACGCAACTTATCTGATGACTGTAGGAGTCGCTTTTGCCAAGCAAAGGGCAAAGGGAGGTTTTACGAAGTATCAAAGACCGAATATATGGCAGATGCTTACCTTAATAAAGGAGAGAAGGGAAAAGGTAAGAAACATCCTTAAGAAGATTGCGAAGTACTCCCACATGTCCTCAAAGAAAGCCCTGAACGAGATGTTCTTTTTCATAGTTTACATGCTGAGACATGCGGATATAGCAACAGCTTCAAAGATTTCAGCATTCTACGATTTTAGCGAGGAGGAGCTTTCTCTACTTGTTGGTGATAAGAGGGCAAGAGAGATAAAGGAGTTCATAAGGAAGCATGGCATAAAGAGAGTTGTAGAGGAGGAAGTTGAAGAGGAAATATTCAAAGCATTTGAAAAGAAGGTTGAGGAGACCAAAGAAGAAGCTGAAAAAGTTAAAGAAGTAAAGGTTGAAGAGGTTGAAAAACCTGAGAAGGCTGAAGAAGTGGTTAAGGGTAAGGCTAAGAGAAGAAGGAGAAAAAAGAAGAAGGAAAAGGCTGAAGTTACGCTGGACAAGTTCTTTTCATGA
- a CDS encoding methytransferase partner Trm112, protein MRKKLLDILACPICKGDLKLEVFDENEEEVISGKLICTKCGTEYPIEEGIPNMLPPDLR, encoded by the coding sequence ATGAGGAAGAAACTGCTTGATATACTTGCTTGTCCAATATGTAAAGGTGATTTGAAGCTTGAAGTGTTTGATGAGAACGAAGAGGAGGTCATTTCTGGTAAACTCATTTGCACGAAGTGTGGTACGGAATATCCGATAGAGGAAGGAATTCCAAACATGCTTCCTCCAGATTTAAGGTGA
- the pyrG gene encoding glutamine hydrolyzing CTP synthase: MKYIFVTGGVMSGLGKGITCASIGRLLVDMGYRVVPIKIDPYINIDAGTMNPFQHGEVYVLKDGTEVDLDLGHYERFIGVELTSDHNITTGKIYRNVIEKERKGEYLGQTVQIIPHVTDEIKSWIRRVAEESGADVCLVEIGGTVGDIEGMPFLEAVRQMKNELKYEDFMLIHVTLVPLDTGGEQKTKPTQHSVKELRSLGLQPDAIVGRCVEKLKPETKRKISLFCDVPVEAVISNENVEDIYEVPLKFREEKFDEYIIKRLKLEKKPYKSEWEEIVKRLKSLKEEITIAIVGKYTHVRDSYISIVEALKHGGIVAGCKVKINWIESEDLEGKENVEIEGDGILVPGGFGRRGAEGKIRAIQYARENNIPFLGICFGFQLAVIEFARNVIGWEDANSGEFAKEGHLVIDLLPEQKKVKGLGGTMRLGEIEVTIVKGTLAYKLYGREKVYERHRHRYEVNPEYIEDLKRHGLVISGYSDGGRRVEIIEYPKNDFFIGTQFHPEFKSRPYNPAPIFVGFVKAALENKLKS, translated from the coding sequence ATGAAGTACATATTCGTGACTGGAGGAGTGATGAGCGGTTTGGGTAAGGGGATTACATGTGCTTCGATTGGAAGGCTCTTGGTGGACATGGGTTACAGGGTCGTGCCGATAAAGATCGATCCCTACATAAACATCGATGCAGGAACTATGAACCCCTTTCAGCACGGTGAAGTTTACGTTTTGAAGGACGGAACTGAGGTAGATTTGGATTTGGGACACTACGAGCGTTTTATAGGTGTTGAGCTTACCAGTGATCACAACATAACGACAGGTAAAATTTACAGAAACGTCATCGAAAAGGAGAGAAAAGGAGAATATTTGGGTCAGACTGTTCAGATTATTCCTCACGTTACCGACGAGATAAAGTCATGGATAAGAAGAGTTGCAGAAGAAAGTGGAGCAGATGTTTGCTTAGTTGAGATTGGAGGAACTGTAGGTGATATAGAGGGGATGCCGTTTCTTGAGGCCGTAAGGCAGATGAAAAACGAATTGAAGTACGAGGATTTCATGCTTATCCACGTTACCTTAGTTCCACTCGATACCGGAGGAGAGCAAAAGACAAAACCGACACAGCACAGCGTTAAGGAGTTGAGGAGCTTAGGATTGCAACCAGATGCAATTGTAGGGAGATGCGTTGAGAAGCTCAAGCCAGAAACGAAGAGGAAGATCTCTCTGTTCTGCGATGTGCCAGTTGAAGCTGTTATAAGCAATGAGAACGTTGAAGACATTTACGAAGTCCCGCTTAAGTTCAGAGAAGAAAAATTTGATGAATATATAATAAAGAGGCTTAAGCTTGAGAAGAAACCATACAAGAGTGAGTGGGAAGAGATCGTAAAGCGCTTGAAGAGCCTGAAGGAAGAGATTACAATAGCGATCGTTGGTAAGTACACTCACGTCAGGGACTCTTACATAAGCATAGTAGAAGCTTTGAAGCACGGAGGTATCGTTGCTGGATGCAAAGTTAAGATAAACTGGATAGAGAGCGAAGATCTTGAAGGTAAAGAGAACGTTGAAATTGAGGGAGACGGAATATTGGTGCCAGGAGGATTTGGAAGGAGAGGGGCTGAAGGTAAAATAAGAGCCATTCAATATGCGAGAGAGAACAACATACCATTCTTGGGAATCTGCTTCGGATTTCAACTTGCAGTGATTGAGTTTGCTAGAAATGTGATAGGATGGGAAGATGCTAACAGCGGTGAGTTTGCGAAAGAGGGGCACTTGGTTATAGATCTGCTACCAGAACAGAAAAAGGTGAAAGGGCTCGGAGGAACGATGAGATTGGGTGAGATTGAGGTAACAATTGTAAAGGGGACTTTAGCCTACAAGCTTTACGGAAGGGAGAAGGTTTACGAGAGGCACAGACACAGGTACGAGGTCAATCCCGAATACATCGAAGATTTGAAAAGACATGGATTGGTTATATCAGGTTACTCAGATGGAGGTAGAAGGGTTGAAATAATAGAATATCCAAAGAACGACTTCTTCATAGGAACACAGTTCCATCCAGAGTTCAAATCTCGACCCTACAACCCCGCACCAATCTTTGTGGGTTTCGTTAAAGCAGCTCTTGAGAATAAACTAAAAAGTTAA
- a CDS encoding dihydroorotate dehydrogenase electron transfer subunit, producing MFCLRVRKVVRHCDSIATLVFEKSIRSYPGQFVMLNVFDYEEIPLSLSSPNSVTVKAVGETTRALVNFKGGEIVGIRGPFGRPFSYSKRALIVAGGIGIAPLRYLYHWLRERNAEVTVFYGARSKEELVFLDEFEEVHVSTDDGSYGYRGNVIQLLIKENVDFNDFERVYCCGPPIMLKSLYELLNKKKILKRAEFSVERYMRCGIGLCGSCVLENGLRVCREGPVFRGDELTF from the coding sequence GTGTTCTGTCTAAGGGTGAGGAAGGTGGTAAGGCATTGCGATAGCATAGCAACACTGGTGTTTGAGAAGAGTATCAGATCGTACCCAGGTCAGTTTGTAATGCTCAACGTCTTCGATTATGAGGAGATTCCTTTGAGTTTATCTTCACCTAACTCTGTAACGGTCAAGGCTGTTGGAGAAACAACGAGAGCTCTTGTAAACTTTAAAGGTGGAGAGATTGTAGGAATAAGGGGTCCATTTGGAAGACCCTTTTCATATTCCAAGAGAGCGCTCATAGTGGCTGGTGGTATAGGAATTGCTCCCCTCAGATACCTTTACCACTGGCTTAGAGAAAGGAATGCGGAAGTTACAGTTTTCTATGGTGCAAGGAGTAAAGAAGAATTGGTTTTTCTCGATGAATTTGAAGAAGTTCACGTTTCAACTGATGACGGCTCTTATGGATATAGAGGTAACGTAATCCAGCTCCTGATTAAGGAAAATGTAGACTTTAATGACTTTGAAAGGGTATACTGCTGTGGTCCTCCAATAATGCTTAAAAGTCTCTACGAGTTGCTGAATAAGAAAAAGATTCTAAAAAGAGCTGAATTTTCCGTTGAAAGGTACATGAGGTGTGGAATAGGGTTGTGCGGTTCCTGCGTTCTGGAAAACGGTTTAAGAGTTTGTAGAGAGGGTCCTGTTTTCAGAGGAGATGAGTTAACTTTTTAG
- a CDS encoding hydrogenase iron-sulfur subunit, producing the protein MKIGVVLCTCGGTLNIDFNDVKSYVEKFVDRVEIVDFLCKNSNLDGFKGFDGIVFACCSDRSSLTFNEDRMHETARKLGIKFWENANIREQCAWIHDSVEATNKAKDLIAMAVEKLKLSGEYLQFKPLKKVLVIGGGVAGISCAKSLSDLGVDVTLVEEKPYLGGMACQIPLLWQSEGFASVCTSECVIPVLNREILRSNVSIFTSSRVLDVEKVDGNFRVKIEKAPQYIDPDKCVSCGKCSEVCPIEVPNPFDFGMTKRKAIDKDFRLAMPDTYNIVEGCNRCGECVKVCPTNAINLDAKAEIVEDEFGAIVIATGLDANKDVLKKFRYDHPKVITLMEFERIMANNFFGDIPMSVVFVLCQKDEVGYCSRLCCPITVKLASRLAMTRPETEITVIYKSLRTYGRAFEAFRRLAESRGVEFVRADIEGIDVGEDCLIVKTSEGEFEADYVVLAEPLIPSSVMLMKKLGLKLDDFGFPLEFQPRVINPSESYVDRIFVVGCAKGFRDVQESIESGRAVAVKVFEALKGKEMKYYSITDIEKCSKCGLCYAVCPHNAIEFDEVFKIDPAFCKGCGLCYATCPSRAIKLVNLEDEQILRMADVAFKNHEGARVLAFLCYWCSYAAGDLMGYYGLKLPPYRSVRVRCSASINPDAIARILLEDKADHIIIAGCPPKNCHHIWGNYIEDRRIKLLKKFLKEHGLEDRVRFEYIGVAMWNKLAKIIKSVYSEVEESKSK; encoded by the coding sequence ATGAAAATCGGTGTTGTTCTTTGCACTTGTGGTGGTACACTCAACATAGACTTCAACGATGTCAAGAGCTACGTTGAAAAGTTTGTCGACAGGGTTGAAATCGTCGATTTCCTCTGTAAAAATTCAAATCTTGATGGTTTTAAGGGATTTGATGGAATAGTCTTCGCTTGCTGTAGTGATAGATCTTCGCTGACTTTTAACGAGGATAGAATGCATGAAACTGCTAGAAAGCTGGGAATAAAGTTCTGGGAGAATGCAAACATAAGAGAGCAGTGCGCTTGGATTCACGATAGTGTAGAAGCTACGAACAAAGCCAAAGATTTAATTGCTATGGCTGTTGAAAAGCTGAAGCTAAGCGGGGAGTATTTGCAATTCAAACCACTCAAGAAGGTTCTGGTTATAGGTGGGGGAGTCGCGGGAATAAGTTGTGCGAAGAGCCTCTCGGATTTGGGTGTTGATGTAACTCTAGTTGAGGAGAAACCTTATTTAGGCGGTATGGCTTGTCAGATACCTCTTCTCTGGCAAAGCGAGGGATTTGCATCCGTCTGTACATCGGAATGCGTTATACCCGTTTTGAATAGGGAGATTTTGAGAAGCAATGTCAGTATTTTCACAAGTTCGAGAGTGTTAGATGTCGAGAAGGTTGATGGAAACTTCAGAGTTAAGATAGAGAAGGCTCCACAGTACATCGATCCAGATAAGTGTGTCTCTTGTGGTAAATGTAGTGAGGTTTGTCCGATAGAGGTTCCAAATCCCTTCGATTTTGGAATGACAAAGAGGAAGGCGATTGACAAGGATTTCAGATTGGCAATGCCAGATACATACAACATAGTTGAGGGTTGCAATAGATGTGGGGAATGTGTGAAAGTATGTCCGACGAATGCAATAAATCTCGATGCAAAAGCGGAAATAGTTGAAGATGAGTTCGGTGCAATAGTTATTGCAACGGGACTCGATGCGAACAAGGATGTGCTCAAAAAGTTCAGGTACGATCATCCAAAGGTAATAACGTTGATGGAATTTGAGAGGATAATGGCAAACAACTTCTTTGGAGACATTCCTATGAGCGTAGTTTTCGTGCTTTGCCAGAAAGATGAAGTCGGTTACTGCTCAAGGCTCTGTTGTCCAATAACGGTAAAGCTTGCGAGTAGATTGGCTATGACTAGACCCGAAACGGAGATTACAGTTATCTACAAGAGTTTAAGAACTTACGGCAGAGCTTTTGAGGCTTTCAGAAGGTTGGCCGAAAGTAGAGGCGTTGAATTTGTTAGGGCTGATATTGAGGGTATCGACGTTGGAGAAGATTGCTTAATTGTAAAGACCTCCGAGGGTGAGTTTGAAGCAGATTACGTTGTCTTGGCTGAACCTTTGATACCTTCAAGCGTAATGCTAATGAAAAAACTCGGCTTAAAGCTTGATGACTTCGGCTTCCCCTTAGAGTTCCAGCCACGTGTCATAAATCCTTCCGAGAGTTACGTTGATAGGATTTTCGTTGTAGGTTGCGCCAAGGGATTTAGGGATGTACAGGAGAGCATTGAATCTGGAAGAGCTGTAGCTGTTAAAGTCTTCGAAGCTTTAAAGGGGAAGGAGATGAAGTATTACTCAATAACGGACATAGAAAAATGTTCAAAGTGCGGTTTGTGTTATGCTGTATGCCCACACAACGCCATAGAGTTTGATGAAGTTTTCAAGATTGATCCAGCGTTCTGTAAGGGCTGCGGTCTTTGCTATGCCACGTGTCCGAGTAGAGCAATTAAGCTTGTGAATTTGGAGGATGAGCAGATTCTAAGAATGGCTGATGTTGCGTTCAAAAATCATGAGGGTGCAAGGGTTTTGGCATTTCTGTGCTATTGGTGCAGTTATGCAGCTGGAGACTTAATGGGCTACTACGGTTTAAAGCTTCCACCTTACAGAAGTGTCAGAGTTAGATGTTCTGCCTCAATCAATCCAGATGCCATAGCTAGGATACTTCTCGAGGATAAGGCAGATCACATCATAATTGCAGGCTGTCCTCCCAAGAACTGCCACCACATCTGGGGTAACTATATCGAAGACAGAAGGATAAAGCTGCTTAAGAAGTTTCTAAAGGAACATGGACTCGAAGATAGAGTAAGATTCGAGTACATAGGAGTTGCAATGTGGAATAAATTGGCAAAAATCATAAAAAGTGTTTATTCAGAAGTGGAGGAATCTAAATCCAAATAA
- a CDS encoding LysE family transporter — MLPFLIKVTLISSSGALAPGPLTTATLAVGAKHGWRGGFKIALGHLAVEFPLVIVIALGLYILFKDPIFIRISSLVGGIFMIYFGYMTMKDAFADVQRSSKFEGYPFLVGVTLTALNPFFILWWVGIGSPLILEAIANWGFISLIPFYAAHVWLDFVWLTALAHATSFSGRAEKVYRTVVFVLGLLLLAFGLDFLCYGLFGFRFLHF; from the coding sequence ATGCTTCCCTTCCTAATCAAAGTAACGCTGATAAGCTCATCCGGAGCCTTGGCACCTGGCCCTCTAACAACGGCAACTCTTGCAGTTGGCGCGAAGCATGGATGGAGAGGTGGCTTTAAAATAGCTTTAGGCCATTTAGCTGTGGAGTTTCCCCTTGTAATAGTCATAGCTCTTGGACTTTACATTCTGTTTAAGGATCCTATCTTCATAAGGATTTCAAGCTTGGTAGGTGGAATTTTCATGATATACTTCGGTTACATGACCATGAAAGATGCCTTTGCCGATGTTCAGAGATCGTCGAAGTTCGAGGGCTATCCCTTCCTCGTAGGCGTAACGCTAACAGCCTTAAACCCCTTCTTCATCCTTTGGTGGGTCGGGATAGGAAGTCCTCTAATACTCGAAGCTATAGCCAATTGGGGGTTTATCAGCCTAATTCCCTTTTACGCAGCCCATGTCTGGCTGGATTTCGTCTGGCTTACAGCTTTAGCTCACGCCACTTCATTCAGCGGAAGAGCAGAAAAAGTTTATAGGACAGTGGTCTTTGTTCTGGGACTGCTACTCTTAGCTTTTGGCTTGGACTTCCTTTGCTACGGTTTATTTGGATTTAGATTCCTCCACTTCTGA
- a CDS encoding UbiA family prenyltransferase: MKAIWDLLRLEHGIMYGIAVIIGIIVSSGTLEFDKAILGFLTAVFCQASSFALNDYLDYEVDLKNKRIDRPLVRGDLKREHALILAVALAPFGFISAYLISFQAFLFALAITILGYIYDLKLKELGVVGNVYIAFTMSAPFLFGGIIAGGVNVQVVVLSLLAFLSGLGREIMKGIEDVEGDALRDVKSVARVKGVNFAYKLSAILITLAVLLSPLPLIHYGFNLLYIVPVAVADVIFLRTVKSLIRKDKDIRRLRKETLLAMLFGLLGFLLGAI; this comes from the coding sequence GTGAAGGCAATCTGGGATTTGCTAAGGCTTGAGCACGGAATAATGTACGGAATTGCGGTCATAATAGGAATAATAGTTTCTTCTGGAACTTTAGAGTTTGATAAAGCGATTTTGGGATTCTTGACTGCGGTATTCTGCCAAGCATCTTCATTCGCTTTGAACGACTATTTGGATTACGAAGTGGATTTGAAAAACAAGAGAATAGATAGGCCTTTGGTAAGGGGCGATTTGAAGAGAGAGCACGCTCTTATCTTGGCTGTAGCTTTGGCGCCGTTTGGATTCATTTCAGCTTATCTGATATCTTTTCAAGCGTTTCTCTTTGCCTTGGCAATTACCATTCTAGGCTACATCTACGATTTAAAGCTTAAAGAGTTGGGAGTTGTCGGAAATGTTTACATAGCCTTCACAATGAGCGCCCCTTTCCTCTTTGGAGGTATAATAGCTGGAGGTGTGAACGTTCAAGTTGTAGTTCTTTCTCTTTTAGCTTTTCTGTCTGGACTTGGAAGAGAGATAATGAAGGGGATTGAGGATGTGGAAGGTGACGCTTTGAGAGACGTTAAGAGTGTTGCAAGGGTTAAAGGCGTTAATTTTGCTTACAAGCTCTCAGCTATTCTAATAACCTTGGCTGTCCTTCTAAGCCCCTTACCTCTAATCCACTACGGGTTTAATCTCCTTTACATAGTACCTGTTGCAGTTGCAGACGTAATATTCCTAAGGACTGTAAAGAGTCTCATAAGAAAGGACAAAGACATAAGAAGGTTGAGAAAAGAGACACTTTTGGCAATGCTCTTTGGACTGCTGGGATTTCTGTTAGGGGCTATTTAA
- a CDS encoding nitrilase-related carbon-nitrogen hydrolase: MRIGLAQLRLENMDKNVRKALDLLRKSKADVVVFPELFNTGYNLENISKSDPKFLIEASKETKAVIIAGIPEKGYNTALVIHRGKILGRHRKTKLFPLLNEHKIFKAGKVVKPIETPFGLFGIMICYELRFPEIARKLVNKGAKILFVIAQFPSERIEHWKVLLRARAIENQVFVVGVNCVNDHCGGYSMVVDPLGNVLKELGDCEAYDEVDINIKYVDEVRKKYPFLNSP; encoded by the coding sequence ATGCGTATAGGATTGGCTCAGTTAAGGCTTGAGAATATGGACAAGAACGTTAGAAAGGCTTTGGATCTGCTGAGGAAGAGTAAGGCGGATGTAGTTGTCTTTCCCGAGCTTTTTAATACGGGATACAACTTGGAGAACATAAGTAAGAGTGACCCGAAGTTTCTCATTGAAGCTTCAAAGGAAACTAAAGCAGTAATAATTGCTGGAATCCCTGAAAAAGGTTACAACACAGCCTTGGTTATTCACAGAGGTAAGATTTTGGGAAGACACAGAAAAACGAAGCTGTTTCCGTTGCTGAATGAACATAAAATATTCAAGGCTGGGAAAGTTGTTAAGCCGATAGAAACACCTTTTGGCTTGTTTGGTATAATGATCTGCTATGAGTTGAGATTTCCAGAGATTGCAAGGAAACTCGTTAATAAGGGAGCAAAAATCCTATTCGTCATAGCTCAGTTTCCATCTGAGAGAATAGAGCATTGGAAGGTATTGCTGAGAGCGAGAGCAATAGAGAATCAGGTATTTGTAGTAGGTGTGAACTGCGTTAACGATCACTGCGGTGGGTATTCAATGGTTGTGGATCCTCTTGGCAATGTTTTAAAGGAGTTGGGAGATTGTGAAGCCTACGATGAAGTGGATATTAACATCAAATACGTCGACGAAGTTAGAAAGAAATACCCCTTCTTAAATAGCCCCTAA
- a CDS encoding MFS transporter: MLRVIILFGLISLLGDFIYEGARSVYGPFFNHLGVDPFVFGVIIGLGEFLAYSLRILSGYVSDRIRDYWTLTIAGYFLIIAIPLLGFAKSWMLASILILIERIGKGLRTPARDTILSFVTKKVGRGLGFGIHEALDQFGAVLGPLTFSLLLIYGYETAFKSMFIPFIALISLLIFLRIKLPNPESVESESRHNPTLFKKYLVFVLLSGLGFVNFPLLAYHYSKFISPSTIPVLYAFAMVVDAVFAPIIGKVYDVVKLKSLILIPALTILSAFSFFNPLALIFFGMAMAMHEAVMRAVVADYVGVSKRSTAYGIFNAFYGLALFLSSSVVGYLYPNLLAIILYVATFEVLGGLYAYRIGSVKA; this comes from the coding sequence ATGCTTCGTGTAATCATTCTCTTCGGTTTAATCAGCCTCTTAGGGGATTTTATATATGAGGGGGCTAGAAGCGTATACGGCCCCTTCTTCAATCATCTTGGCGTTGATCCCTTTGTATTCGGTGTTATAATAGGTTTAGGAGAATTCCTAGCTTACAGCTTGAGAATATTATCTGGGTATGTGAGCGATAGGATAAGAGATTACTGGACTCTAACGATAGCAGGATACTTCCTCATAATAGCAATCCCTTTATTGGGGTTTGCAAAGAGCTGGATGCTTGCATCTATTCTCATTCTAATCGAAAGGATTGGAAAAGGTTTGAGAACTCCAGCTAGGGATACAATCCTATCTTTCGTTACGAAAAAGGTGGGGAGGGGTTTGGGATTTGGAATCCACGAGGCCTTGGATCAGTTCGGAGCTGTTTTGGGGCCGCTGACATTTTCGTTACTGCTGATATACGGGTACGAAACAGCTTTCAAATCGATGTTTATTCCCTTCATAGCTCTGATCTCTCTCCTAATATTTTTGAGAATTAAATTGCCCAACCCTGAGAGTGTTGAGTCTGAAAGCAGACACAATCCAACACTATTCAAAAAATATCTCGTATTCGTCTTGCTATCTGGACTGGGATTTGTGAACTTTCCCCTTTTGGCTTATCACTATTCGAAATTCATTAGCCCTTCAACAATTCCAGTACTTTACGCCTTTGCAATGGTCGTTGATGCTGTCTTTGCTCCCATAATCGGTAAGGTTTACGATGTCGTAAAGCTGAAATCTCTGATATTAATCCCAGCTTTGACAATCCTTTCTGCATTCAGTTTCTTTAATCCCTTAGCTCTAATCTTCTTTGGTATGGCTATGGCTATGCATGAAGCAGTAATGAGAGCAGTTGTTGCAGATTACGTTGGAGTTTCAAAAAGAAGTACTGCTTACGGCATCTTTAACGCCTTCTATGGCCTAGCGCTCTTCTTAAGCAGTTCGGTTGTTGGTTACCTTTATCCGAATTTGCTGGCCATAATCTTATACGTCGCTACTTTTGAAGTTCTGGGTGGTCTGTATGCGTATAGGATTGGCTCAGTTAAGGCTTGA
- a CDS encoding helix-turn-helix transcriptional regulator, with amino-acid sequence MDTREEILKILRERGEILQKDLWKELNIDSSKCSRILRKLEKEGLIKRVEVVVNGVKTFKIVPAEAEVEEEKEEELSLREILERIEEVSALPPCFGCLERDCEAVRCIKLEVWFLRKVFEDKQKLYA; translated from the coding sequence ATGGATACGAGAGAGGAGATTCTCAAAATATTGCGGGAAAGGGGAGAGATCCTCCAGAAAGACCTTTGGAAAGAGTTGAACATAGATAGCAGTAAGTGTTCAAGAATTCTAAGAAAGCTTGAAAAGGAGGGATTGATAAAAAGGGTTGAGGTAGTAGTAAACGGTGTAAAGACGTTTAAAATAGTTCCAGCCGAAGCTGAGGTTGAGGAGGAAAAGGAGGAGGAGTTGAGCTTAAGAGAGATTTTGGAAAGAATTGAAGAGGTTTCTGCTCTACCGCCCTGTTTTGGTTGTCTTGAGAGAGATTGTGAAGCTGTGAGGTGTATTAAGCTCGAAGTGTGGTTCCTGAGAAAGGTCTTTGAAGATAAACAGAAGCTGTATGCTTGA
- a CDS encoding LSM domain-containing protein: MLPNQMVRSLVGKMIRVEMKGEENELVGVLEGVDDYMNLCLTNAMECKNGEKIRNLGTIVLRGNNIVIIQPLDRV; encoded by the coding sequence ATGCTTCCGAACCAGATGGTCAGATCGCTGGTAGGTAAGATGATCAGAGTAGAGATGAAGGGCGAGGAGAACGAGCTGGTCGGAGTACTTGAAGGAGTAGATGACTACATGAACCTCTGTCTAACGAATGCAATGGAGTGCAAGAACGGTGAAAAGATAAGGAATTTGGGAACGATAGTTTTAAGGGGGAACAATATAGTTATAATCCAGCCCCTTGATAGAGTTTGA